The nucleotide sequence agccacaaacgaagatatgcacTAAGAATTTTAATcaccaaaaaacagaagaagaatgtggaagtgatagtaaaagtggagattaatgGTTAAAAAAGGAATTTATATATTGATTTGTCTCCCACCCACATGTATTATATTGTTTCTGatcacatggattaaaccactggagtcaaatggattacttttatgctaccttgatgtgctttttgaagcttaaaagtaGCATACAatgcaaccattcacttgcattgaatggacatacagagctgagatattcttccaaaaaaatcttaatttgtgttcagcagaagaaatgcatacacatctgagatgggtgagtaaatgatgaaagaattattcatttaaaggattttgacttcttcctccttttcttaaaaaaaagttttgaacgaCATCACAgtttaaataatacataagtttAAAGAGAATCAATTTAAGTGCTTTCATGAAATTatgaacttcacatttctgcctttaaacgatctaaaaatgtaataaaattaaaaaatgtaagtgcctcgctgttaCCTTgagttttgcttttgtttttaataaataagcgATCTAATAATTATTGTAATCAACAATATGACAATTGCTGccaacaaacagaattgcaacGATAAACAACGGtttcaaaacagttttctgaATACACCCTCTGTCTactgttggtcaaacaaagagatagttccACCAccaactcacaccactggttgaatAATATTGTTGGGTCAGGtgacgggtcactcaaaacaaacagcaacTTTCAAAAGCACCATAGAAAGACAGTGCTTACAATTCCAGATGAAATTAACCTAAGAATAGCATTCTTATAGTCTCTGCATATtaggctgggataggagaaatttATTTTAACACCGAAAAAGTTTCATAATTCAGCACgaagttgtattgaacctggaatattaaatCAGCATTTAACTGACATCAGAAAAAAAAAGCtcaaacctgtatatttccagTTATATTCCCAACTTTTTTTGGACAAACCCTTTACACTTAAGATATTCTGACAATATAATAATGAAATCCACACAGGCCTTAAATATTTCTAGATCAAGTTCAAACCCTATTCAATATTGCCCTAAAAAAATATGAGATTGACACAGAAAGTGCATTCAAATAAGTTAATACTGTACTTGTAAAATTAAGATTTGGGCTAGTTTATTTTGAGCAACATGGTAAAACATACTTTTATtgtcatgaagaaaaaaaaaatcagcaataCAAAACAACATACAAATGCACATCACAGGTTTATTGTAAGACACAGGCTTTTTTGACATCATCCCAGCCAGTCACATTGCCAAGCATAAAGTGAAGTTTTTTGGACATGGATGGCACTAGGATGTAGGAAGTGCTCACACACTTGAATAGATGTGCCACGTTTAGCCAAAtgccattttaataataaaaaaatatatactactAATTGATACAGGGAAGAAAGACCAAATTCAAAAGCACAGCACAGCAACTTTTTTCAAGTAATCCTCTTTAGCATCAGAGGTTTTTCTGAGTTTAAGGTTCTGTAGTTACATTCGTATGCATGTTGCcaatacatttttagatgaagtgACATGTATGAATTATGCATGGACATCTCAATATTGTGATCTATAGATagttttgtatattatttgattGTACACACTTTTATCCATTGGAATGTGCATATGTGCTTTGGCATTGGCAAttatcaaatgtgcattttttagTTTGGCATCTAAGCTATTGCTTTTTTGCCTGGCTTTATGTCTTACTAAACAGATGCAAGAGAGAGGGAGATTTGAATAAGAATCAAATGAGAAATGAAATAACTATATTGAACAAAAGCAAATCTATCATTGCCATGTCCATCAGAACACATTCACTGAGATTCAAAGGTACATTTGAACTAAGGTACATGCTTATACTGAAGAGCTTGCTTTGGCAAAAGACAGTGATTCCAGTTGAACATTGCATAGGCTCTGCTGAGTTCCATTAAGAGGCAAACTTATACATTATCAAATTCAGAGAACATACTAAAAGATTTGAATGAAGAAACAACCATTCAGTTGTGTGAGTGACAGCAACAGTGATTTGAATTAAATGAAAAGGATGAAGATGGAGAAGTGAGGAATGAATCTGAAAGTGCAAAAGCAAACAAGGAATGAAAGACAAGAACAAAATAAACCCAAAGATGCAGTGAATAATGGAGGAGAAAGTAAATAAAGATAAAGATTATTTagcaaataaagaaaagaagaaaaaaaaaaaaaaggaaggaggaggagagaaacaAAAAGACAGATGGGAAATAGACAATGAAAGGGCTAGTAGAAAACCACGCTGGACTTTCCACCGGGTGGGTTAATCACTTTGTTGTGGGAGCGAGGGCGTGGTCCGAGGTGTGGCTCATGGTCCTTTTCTGATGCTTGCATTGTGGCTGGCTCCGAATTCTTAGTGGCTGCTGGTGCAGGGGTAGGAGGCACTTTTTCAGGTGTGGGTTTAGGAGAAACTGCCTCTGCCTTCACCAGCTCAACTGCCTTCTCCAGCTTAGGCACTGCAGGGAAAGGGaaccacttttgaaacaaacagGGGTGAAGGACAGCAAGACTAATGGTTTATAATCACAAAGTTTCTTTACCTGGTGGATCCGGTGTTGCAGGTACACCCACACTTAAGTTGTCCTACAGGGAAAGAAATGTGTAAGAGAGCTGAATTGTGGTAATTGTTCTTCAGCGTTTTTGGGAATGACATCATGCATAATTGTGGGTCTCTGTCAAGTAAAATTAGCAATGTTGGTACACTTGGTTAGGTGTTATATGTCTACCTTTGGTTTGTTGGGATGGCTTTTAACAGAAGGCAGAGTTGACTCAGAGTCACCAAAGATGTTACTGGATGCTCCACTACGTGACATTTGCTTGCTATGAGTCGAAGGAGCCTCTGGCCCCCCAAATATCCCACTGCTCTTCCCACctgagacagaaaaaaaaaccGACAAGATCAATCTCAGCTTGCTGAGAGACATTGATGCTACTTGGATTGGGCCAACATCAACCCTAGAAGCTTGTACTCTGCCTTAAATGTCAGAATTGATTTACTAGAGTATTAAAAACTTCAACTACAATGACcaaaagttttgctgctttttgTTACCACCACAAATGCGATTTGGCTACCCTTGCCCTTACAGGGAtagttgaccaaaaaaaaaaaactctgtcatttacctcacctttatgttgttccaaacctgtatgacattttcTTTGTGGGACACAAAAGATGCTAGACAAAATGTTAGCCTCGGTCATCATtaaattttatcttttttttcatctctccatttaatgaaaataaatgatgacaggctAAAGGCCTGGGTATACTTTGAATATGAATGTGTTCAACTACAACTCCTTTGGGATACTCTTTTAGTACGGTCAATGGCCGGTGCATGCGCCAACGATGCGCACAGATGAGGACTAGGTCCGCGGGTCAAGAAAATCTGGGCCGTGCGGTCAGGCCACGCAGATGTGCCGATGACGAAATCTGCATCACGCACACCGTGCATGGAGAAATCAGTAATGTGGACAACCGAAGTACACTCAGGCCTTAAGACTCTGCCTATAATGTCCTTTTATGTTCTATGGAGGAAAGCCAGTGgtacgggtttagaacaacatgagtggtgagtgacattttcatttttggatgaactctcCCTTTTACTTACTGTGTGAAAAGAACAGGTGTCAATCAGCCCAAATAGCAACTGAAGAATTTTAAGAAAATTCTTTTTTAGAACAGTCAAAGAAGCTGTTATAACCACTCAATGACAACtgatatatgcagtagataatatgTAGTTTGTAATGTAATCCTGAATTAATAGCATTAATGCTAACATGATAATTTTGGCAACTGTTACcctcttttattgcattttataaagAAATGTGTGAAAATAGTCCACATAAGATcactacagttttttttttatccttacgACATATATTGCTACTGCAAAGATTGTTGTTGGGTGATATGAGTTAATATGGCAGACATATAAGCGGTTTAGTCAATGGACAAAAGAATAGTAATTAGAGGCACATTATATGTCATAGGTGTGAATGGTTTACAGACTGCTGATCCATccaaacatttttgcattcacCAGGTGTCCCTGTGTTACAAACTAGATAAATCAGCTTCCAAAGAGCACTTAGAAGGAGGACAAAATTAGTGACCATGCTGTAAGATATTAAATTGTAatagaatttccaataaaaattacttaaaggtGAGGTCCGAATAAATGTTACGTTTGAGCCCCCATTCGCTtcagccctccaaagctctcacagaTGATTGTTTAGGGTTGCTTCGATACAAACATTTTGGCTttggtacgataccagccctggtacttCGGTATCGATAATAAATCAATACTTAGGCAACAAATAAAAACCTCATATTTTTGATgcaattacacagaaaattactTGATTAAAAGTCTTCCAGATTCTGTGTTTTCCGTTTCAATTTTTATGGATTCCATGTAAAGTGCTTTAATTAAATCTTAATACATCCaggtttaatcaaatgaaaatatatgaattcatttttcaatttttcttttttttttatttctggtaaaataaaatgctacacagagctttacagtattgatgaaaacattaatgtaaaaaaaaaattacctcaAGCACAAGACTGCTATTGCACCAACATgctgacattcagtacactaTTGTGATAATGCTTACAGATCATAAACATAATACAGCCATTTAATATTACACTAATGTTATTCCAACCCTGGAAATTTTTTCAAGGGAATAGGTATTATCACACCAACTGTGTTATTGTTGTTTCTCTTTTACTTCTCTGCTTTAAGTTGTGCTTGACTTTCTGGTAAAATACAAATCGTGTGGCGTCTCTGTTTTTCAGAGTATGCGCATAATGCAGAGAGCCTATTGTAGACCGATTAACATGTACTTGCTAGACAGAACCGATCTACAACCGTGTTATCTAGGTCTGCTAATTCGATTTAGCAAAAACTGAACGGTTATGATTTCAGTTGAACTaatgcgtttacatgacattttaaaataaaaaaaattctctccaACTGAAATCGTATTTTTAAGTGCACGTTAACACACTTAATGATTTAGTCAACTGCTCACCTGTCCAATTACAAAACTATGCATGTCAGAGAGGAACAATTTTGAATTGCACAGCACCTGCTCCCTCAGGGTACATTCTTACAACCACTTCTAGATTGTGCTACTACAGGCTAAAAGGCAACCAGGGGAGAGAAAAGCACACTGCTTACAGCAGGACCACTTACAATCCAGAACTTGAAGTCACTCTACTAATGTTTCAGTTTTCAAATTACTGGATAGGAGTTTAAAAGCACTTTAGAAGTCAGACAAATACTTGGACAACACGTTACTACCTCTGATAGAGTTCCTGTTGGGTTTTTTTTCCCTTTGTTACCTAACGGTGCATAACCATCAATTCAGCCTTTGAACAGCATAattgtctgtaaagctgctttgaaacgatgcgtgttctgaaaaacgctatacaaataaaaatgacttggctTCAATGGTCTCACACAGAGTTAACTGAATGGGTAATTTGTCGGTGTAAATAATCTTTACTAACAAGGTAGGGCAGAGTCTTTTAGATTGCTTTTATGACAAGATAACAAATGCAAAGCGAACCTACTGTCACGGTGgaggtgaatgtatgtgtgtgtatgagagggaGTGCTTCTGTACAAATCCAATGAATAAAACCCTCTTCCAAATAAAACCAAGTGACAGTGTGGTGATAATTTCACACAGAGATTTCAAGGGGCCCAAGAGAGATTTGAggacaagaaaatattgtgtctGTGAAGCAAGCCCATACAAATGTTCTCACCTGGGGGATTGGAGCGTTTGAAACTACCCTGAGGCTCTTCTGCAGGAGCAAAAATAGAGGATGATGTCTTGTTTGGCCGTCTGGCCGCAGAAGTGTCATCCTCATATCCACCAAATAGATTGCTGGATCCTCCACCTGGAGGTCTTAGCACCCTGTAGACAGACAGGTGAAGAAACTCACATAAATTTAACTTTCGTCCATAATAAAGTTAAATAGAACATTAAAATGTTTGGAAACTACTCTAATTTTCCTGACACTTTATTTAGTATAAATACTTCATAATAGTTAACAAAATACGATTCAGTATCCGAAAATCTTCACGTATTATTGCACAACAGCGCTATCCTACATGTACGGCGGACCATTGCAACTGCAAAGTCTAGGCGGTCATGCTTTTCTGGGCCACCaagtcagagaaaaaaaaaaacaactttaaccAGACGTCCAACAATTAGTGTTAAACTGAATTAATTCATGCACTTTTTTAGGAAGCACAAGACACTGCACAAATCCTACCACTGCGACATAACCTCGTTTCCGAACAACAACACTACAAGGAAATGCGCCTATTTCAAGTTAGCATTGTGAAGAAATAAGTGTTTATTCAAACTCGGATTTCTTAAATACAGGCATTATGTCTATTAACAAAAATAACTTTGCTTAAAAGTAAAACGCGACAATGTAGCCGCTAGAACCTTCTCGACACAAATGCCGCTACAAGCTAACACTTAATAATAGGTCAATTAACACCTAATGTGTTTTGTAGAATTGTATTTTCCGGCAGACATTCCATGGCTGCATGTTGACATAATCATATATTATGACGCGGCTTTGCAGCGTACAATTGGACCATTTATGTCTAACATGGGCTATTTAGCTAATCTGAGTTAGCTGTTAGCTCTCGGACGTGCTAAAGTTCTTTCACCCCTCTAAAGAGTCACGATTCCACATGCACAGAAACAAGTGACAAGAGTAAACTGCAAACACTAGTTTGTTCCAAATAAACGGTTACAAACAGCACAAACCTTGAACTTGGTTTGGAGTTATTATCAAGTCCCTGAAACATATTTGTTGAAGTCATGGTTGCTTGTTTCTGTCTGCGACGACGTGACCCAAACTCTTCAACGACAGCACTGAAACTGTCCTACCACACACGCTAACTGGAAGTGTATGCCAAAAAAATCTTCAAGTTCGATCGACCACGCCCAGAAAAGCTCGTGCAGATAATATGCACTCAGAGCAGAACTGCTAATATCATTATGGGAATGGCCTTCATAGAAATCAATCAAAGTGAAAACCAATTCGATTGGCTACATTTGCATTTCAAACAGAGGGTAGCGGACTCGGATGTTGATTGGTTAGCTGACAGGAAGTCTTACACCTcaaagataaa is from Xyrauchen texanus isolate HMW12.3.18 chromosome 8, RBS_HiC_50CHRs, whole genome shotgun sequence and encodes:
- the LOC127647770 gene encoding jupiter microtubule associated homolog 2-like: MTSTNMFQGLDNNSKPSSRVLRPPGGGSSNLFGGYEDDTSAARRPNKTSSSIFAPAEEPQGSFKRSNPPGGKSSGIFGGPEAPSTHSKQMSRSGASSNIFGDSESTLPSVKSHPNKPKDNLSVGVPATPDPPVPKLEKAVELVKAEAVSPKPTPEKVPPTPAPAATKNSEPATMQASEKDHEPHLGPRPRSHNKVINPPGGKSSVVFY